The following are encoded together in the Citrobacter arsenatis genome:
- a CDS encoding Rpn family recombination-promoting nuclease/putative transposase, with protein sequence MTKMTTSTPHDAVFKQFLYQPDTARDFLDIYLPSTLRELCDLQTLKLESGSFIEDSLRASYSDVLWSLKTNEGDGYIYVVIEHQSSPDAHMAFRLMRYAMAAMQRHLDAGHKTLPLVIPMLFYHGALSPSPFSLCWLDEFDNPALARQLYSATFPLVDITVIPDDEIMQHRRIALLELMQKHIRKRDLMGLVERLVSLLTTGYANDSQLKTLFNYMIQFGNTPHVDKFIREVAQRVPQQKESLMTIAEVLQQEAKQKEALRIAQMMLANGISHEIILKITGLSVKDLLARQVAQH encoded by the coding sequence ATGACAAAAATGACAACATCCACTCCACATGACGCAGTCTTCAAACAGTTCTTGTATCAACCCGATACCGCAAGAGATTTTTTGGATATCTATCTTCCATCAACCTTGCGGGAGCTATGCGATCTGCAAACACTAAAACTTGAGTCAGGCAGTTTTATTGAGGATAGCCTGCGAGCCAGTTACTCCGACGTGCTGTGGTCATTAAAAACAAACGAAGGCGATGGGTATATCTATGTTGTTATTGAGCATCAGAGCTCGCCAGACGCTCATATGGCATTTCGGCTAATGCGCTACGCCATGGCTGCAATGCAACGCCATCTGGATGCTGGCCATAAAACATTACCTTTGGTGATACCGATGCTGTTTTATCATGGCGCTCTCAGCCCCTCCCCCTTTTCACTCTGCTGGCTGGATGAGTTTGACAATCCCGCATTGGCACGACAGTTATACTCAGCAACATTTCCGCTGGTAGATATCACCGTAATACCCGATGACGAAATTATGCAACATCGCCGTATAGCACTGCTGGAATTGATGCAAAAACACATACGCAAACGTGATTTAATGGGGTTGGTGGAACGACTGGTCTCGTTGCTGACTACGGGATACGCTAATGACAGCCAGCTCAAAACTCTATTTAATTACATGATACAGTTTGGAAATACGCCTCACGTTGATAAATTTATCCGTGAGGTCGCTCAGCGGGTACCACAGCAAAAGGAAAGTCTGATGACTATTGCGGAAGTGTTGCAACAAGAAGCGAAACAAAAAGAGGCGTTACGCATTGCCCAAATGATGTTAGCGAATGGTATTAGTCATGAAATTATACTAAAGATAACCGGGTTGTCTGTTAAGGATCTCCTCGCCAGACAGGTGGCTCAACATTAA
- the araE gene encoding arabinose-proton symporter AraE, translated as MVSINNDAALAPRTARDTRRMNMFVSISAAVAGLLFGLDIGVIAGALPFITDHFVLTSRLQEWVVSSMMLGAAIGALFNGWLSFRLGRKYSLMAGAILFVVGSLGSAFASSVEMLIFARVVLGVAVGIASYTAPLYLSEMASENVRGKMISMYQLMVTLGIVLAFLSDTAFSYSGNWRAMLGVLALPAVLLIILVVFLPNSPRWLAEKGRHIEAEEVLRMLRDTSEKARDELNEIRESLKLKQGGWALFKINRNVRRAVFLGMLLQAMQQFTGMNIIMYYAPRIFKMAGFTTTEQQMIATLVVGLTFMFATFIAVFTVDKAGRKPALKIGFSVMAIGTLVLGYCLMQFDNGTASSGLSWLSVGMTMMCIAGYAMSAAPVVWILCSEIQPLKCRDFGITCSTTTNWVSNMIIGATFLTLLDSIGAAGTFWLYTALNVVFIGITFWLIPETKNVTLEHIERKLMAGEKLRNIGV; from the coding sequence ATGGTTTCAATAAATAATGATGCTGCTTTAGCGCCGCGCACTGCGCGCGATACGCGACGTATGAATATGTTTGTTTCGATCTCTGCGGCTGTCGCAGGGTTGTTATTTGGCCTGGATATTGGCGTGATAGCCGGCGCTTTGCCTTTCATCACCGATCACTTTGTCCTGACCAGCCGCCTGCAGGAGTGGGTGGTGAGCAGCATGATGCTGGGCGCGGCAATTGGTGCGCTGTTTAACGGTTGGCTGTCATTCCGCCTGGGACGTAAATACAGTCTGATGGCGGGCGCGATCCTTTTTGTTGTCGGATCCCTGGGGTCGGCGTTCGCTTCCAGCGTGGAAATGCTCATTTTTGCCCGCGTGGTGCTGGGCGTTGCGGTGGGTATCGCGTCTTACACCGCACCGCTTTATCTTTCCGAAATGGCCAGCGAGAACGTGCGCGGCAAGATGATCAGTATGTATCAACTGATGGTGACGCTGGGTATTGTACTGGCCTTTTTGTCCGATACGGCGTTCAGCTACAGCGGTAACTGGCGCGCTATGCTGGGCGTGCTGGCGCTCCCGGCGGTGTTACTGATCATCCTGGTTGTTTTCCTGCCCAATAGCCCGCGCTGGCTAGCGGAAAAAGGTCGCCACATCGAAGCCGAAGAAGTACTGCGTATGCTGCGTGATACGTCAGAAAAGGCCCGCGATGAGCTGAACGAAATCCGTGAAAGCCTGAAGCTGAAGCAGGGCGGTTGGGCACTGTTTAAAATTAACCGCAACGTGCGGCGCGCGGTTTTTCTTGGGATGTTGCTGCAGGCGATGCAGCAATTTACCGGGATGAACATCATCATGTATTACGCGCCGCGTATTTTTAAAATGGCGGGCTTTACCACCACAGAGCAGCAGATGATTGCCACGCTGGTGGTCGGCTTAACGTTTATGTTTGCCACCTTTATCGCCGTTTTCACGGTCGACAAAGCAGGACGCAAACCGGCGCTGAAAATTGGTTTCAGCGTGATGGCCATCGGGACGCTGGTGCTCGGTTATTGTCTGATGCAATTTGATAACGGCACGGCTTCCAGTGGACTCTCCTGGTTATCAGTTGGCATGACGATGATGTGTATTGCAGGCTATGCGATGAGCGCCGCGCCGGTAGTGTGGATCCTGTGTTCGGAAATTCAGCCGCTGAAATGCCGCGATTTTGGTATTACCTGCTCCACCACCACCAACTGGGTGTCGAACATGATTATTGGTGCAACGTTCCTGACGCTGCTCGACAGCATTGGTGCAGCCGGTACGTTCTGGCTTTATACCGCGCTGAACGTCGTGTTTATCGGGATTACGTTCTGGCTCATTCCAGAAACCAAAAACGTTACGCTGGAGCATATCGAACGCAAGCTGATGGCGGGCGAGAAGTTAAGAAATATTGGGGTGTAA
- the kduD gene encoding 2-dehydro-3-deoxy-D-gluconate 5-dehydrogenase KduD, with translation MILNAFSLEGKVAVVTGCDTGLGQGMALGLAEAGCDIVGINIVEPTETIERVTALGRRFLSLTADLRQIDGIPALLERAVAEFGHIDILVNNAGLIRRDDAIDFSEKDWDDVMNLNIKSVFFMSQAAAKHFIAQGNGGKIINIASMLSFQGGIRVPSYTASKSGVMGVTRLMANEWAKHNINVNAIAPGYMATNNTQQLRADEQRSAEILDRIPAGRWGLPSDLMGPIVFLASSASDYINGYTVAVDGGWLAR, from the coding sequence ATGATTTTGAATGCATTCTCTCTTGAAGGAAAAGTCGCAGTTGTGACCGGTTGTGACACCGGACTGGGTCAGGGTATGGCGCTGGGTCTGGCTGAAGCGGGCTGCGATATCGTCGGTATCAACATTGTTGAACCGACGGAAACCATCGAACGCGTGACCGCGCTGGGCCGCCGTTTTTTAAGCCTCACCGCTGACCTGCGTCAAATCGACGGTATTCCGGCGCTGCTGGAGCGCGCAGTGGCAGAATTCGGTCATATCGACATTCTGGTCAACAACGCGGGTCTTATCCGTCGTGACGATGCGATCGACTTCAGCGAAAAAGACTGGGATGACGTGATGAACCTGAACATTAAGAGCGTGTTCTTCATGTCTCAGGCCGCGGCGAAGCATTTTATCGCGCAGGGTAACGGCGGCAAAATTATCAACATCGCCTCTATGCTTTCCTTCCAGGGCGGCATTCGCGTGCCGTCTTACACCGCGTCTAAAAGCGGCGTAATGGGCGTCACCCGTTTGATGGCGAACGAGTGGGCAAAACACAATATTAACGTCAACGCAATTGCGCCAGGTTACATGGCGACGAACAACACGCAGCAGTTGCGTGCTGATGAACAGCGTAGCGCAGAAATCCTCGATCGTATCCCGGCGGGTCGTTGGGGGCTGCCGAGCGACCTGATGGGGCCGATTGTGTTCCTGGCATCCAGCGCATCTGACTATATCAACGGTTATACCGTTGCGGTAGACGGCGGCTGGCTGGCGCGTTAA
- the kduI gene encoding 5-dehydro-4-deoxy-D-glucuronate isomerase, translating to MDVRQSIHSAHAKTLDTQGLRNEFLVEEVFVADEYTMVYSHIDRIIVGGIMPVAKTVSVGGEVGKQLGVTYFLERRELGVINIGGPGTITVDGQCYEIGHRDALYVGKGAKEVVFASIDTAKPAKFYYNCAPAHTTYPTKKVTPADVAPVTLGDNLTSNRRTINKYFVPDVLETCQLSMGLTELAPGNLWNTMPCHTHERRMEVYFYFNMEEDTCVFHMMGQPQETRHIVMHNEQAVISPSWSIHSGVGTKAYTFIWGMVGENQVFDDMDHVAVKDLR from the coding sequence GTGGACGTAAGACAAAGCATCCATAGTGCGCATGCGAAAACCCTGGACACTCAGGGGCTGCGTAATGAGTTTTTGGTCGAAGAAGTATTTGTCGCAGATGAATACACTATGGTCTACAGCCACATCGACCGCATCATTGTTGGCGGCATTATGCCAGTGGCCAAAACCGTCTCAGTGGGTGGAGAAGTTGGCAAACAGCTGGGCGTAACCTACTTCCTCGAGCGTCGTGAGCTGGGTGTGATCAACATCGGTGGCCCGGGCACAATTACCGTTGACGGCCAGTGCTATGAAATTGGCCATCGTGACGCGCTGTACGTCGGGAAAGGGGCAAAAGAAGTGGTGTTCGCCAGCATCGATACGGCGAAACCGGCGAAGTTTTACTACAACTGCGCGCCGGCACATACAACTTACCCAACCAAAAAAGTCACGCCAGCAGACGTTGCGCCAGTGACGCTGGGCGATAACCTCACCAGTAACCGTCGTACCATCAACAAATACTTCGTACCGGATGTTCTGGAAACCTGCCAGTTGAGCATGGGCCTGACGGAACTGGCGCCGGGTAACCTGTGGAATACCATGCCGTGTCATACCCATGAACGTCGTATGGAAGTCTATTTCTATTTCAATATGGAAGAAGATACCTGCGTCTTCCACATGATGGGGCAGCCTCAGGAAACGCGTCATATTGTGATGCACAACGAGCAGGCGGTGATTTCGCCGAGCTGGTCAATTCACTCCGGCGTTGGCACAAAAGCTTATACGTTCATTTGGGGCATGGTCGGCGAAAACCAGGTCTTTGATGATATGGACCATGTTGCCGTCAAAGATCTGCGCTAG
- a CDS encoding acetyl-CoA C-acetyltransferase: MKEVVIVGALRTPIGCFQGTLARHSAVELGSMVVRALMERTGVDVHAVDEVILGQVLTAGAGQNPARQSAINGGLPNTVSAITINDVCGSGLKALHLATQAIQCGEADIVIAGGQENMSRAPHVLTDSRTGAQLGNSQLVDSLVHDGLWDAFNDYHMGVTAENLAREYGISRELQDAYALHSQHKARMAIDAGRFKDEIVPVITQRNGQSFVVDTDEQPRTDASAEGLARLDPTFDRLGSVTAGNASSINDGAAAVMMMSEAKALELNLPVLARIRAFASVGVDPALMGIAPVYATRRCLERVGWQLADVDLIEANEAFAAQALSVGKMLEWDERRVNVNGGAIALGHPIGASGCRILVSLVHEMVKRRAHKGLATLCIGGGQGVALAIERD; encoded by the coding sequence ATGAAAGAGGTTGTGATAGTCGGGGCGTTAAGGACACCGATTGGCTGCTTCCAGGGGACGCTGGCGCGCCACTCTGCCGTTGAATTAGGGAGCATGGTGGTCAGGGCGTTAATGGAACGCACGGGCGTGGACGTTCATGCTGTGGATGAAGTGATCCTCGGACAAGTGCTTACCGCAGGTGCCGGGCAGAATCCGGCGCGTCAGTCCGCCATCAATGGTGGGCTACCCAATACCGTTTCCGCCATTACTATTAACGATGTCTGCGGCTCGGGCCTGAAAGCGCTGCATCTGGCGACCCAGGCTATCCAGTGTGGTGAAGCCGACATTGTTATTGCGGGCGGGCAAGAGAATATGAGCCGTGCGCCGCATGTCCTTACCGATAGCCGCACCGGCGCACAGCTGGGTAACAGTCAACTGGTCGACAGCTTGGTGCATGACGGCCTGTGGGACGCTTTCAACGATTACCATATGGGCGTTACCGCGGAAAACCTGGCGCGGGAATACGGTATCAGTCGTGAATTACAGGATGCCTACGCGCTGCATTCACAGCACAAGGCGCGGATGGCAATCGACGCCGGACGTTTCAAAGATGAAATCGTGCCGGTGATAACGCAGCGTAATGGGCAATCGTTCGTGGTGGATACCGACGAGCAGCCGCGCACCGATGCCAGCGCTGAAGGGCTGGCGCGTCTGGATCCTACCTTCGACAGGCTCGGTTCGGTAACGGCAGGCAACGCATCATCCATTAACGATGGTGCCGCCGCGGTGATGATGATGAGCGAGGCTAAGGCGCTGGAGCTGAACTTACCGGTACTGGCCCGCATTCGCGCCTTTGCCAGCGTCGGGGTCGATCCCGCGCTGATGGGGATTGCCCCGGTGTACGCGACGCGCCGCTGCCTTGAGCGTGTGGGCTGGCAACTGGCTGATGTTGATCTTATCGAAGCTAACGAGGCCTTCGCCGCGCAGGCATTATCCGTTGGGAAAATGCTGGAGTGGGATGAACGGCGGGTAAATGTGAACGGCGGAGCCATTGCCCTCGGCCATCCGATTGGCGCATCGGGTTGCCGTATTCTGGTTTCGTTGGTGCATGAAATGGTGAAGCGTCGGGCGCACAAAGGGCTGGCAACGCTGTGTATCGGCGGCGGTCAGGGCGTGGCGCTCGCTATCGAACGAGACTAA
- a CDS encoding LysR family transcriptional regulator encodes MRYSPEALTAFVETVSCGSFSAAARRLRKSQSTISTAIAHLEADLGFALFDRSSRQPTLTEEGKRVLGYVQAILTASERLDEAAISLSGETEARLTFVLSDTLHPDVLEELMVQFDRKFPHTEFECLIGEDEDVIDLLQKGRAQVGLIEAREDYPTDMGVTRLPMQTWMGLYVAASHPLAAQEKLQWEQLHTWRELRLNTYLESGTNVARGPVWSAPNYLLLLSMAVQGFGWCALPCALVEEFAAEKPLVQLKLPGWPKAISIDLLWNKKSPPGVAGSWLRDHLQQSGVQMTNK; translated from the coding sequence ATGCGTTACTCTCCTGAAGCGTTAACGGCATTTGTGGAGACCGTTTCCTGCGGCTCATTTTCTGCGGCGGCGCGGCGGCTGCGCAAAAGCCAATCCACCATCAGTACGGCTATTGCGCATCTGGAAGCCGATCTTGGTTTTGCGCTGTTTGACCGCTCGTCCCGCCAGCCCACGCTGACCGAAGAAGGTAAGCGGGTGCTGGGCTATGTGCAGGCAATTTTGACGGCCAGCGAACGTCTCGATGAGGCGGCGATCTCGCTGTCGGGTGAAACGGAAGCGCGTCTGACCTTCGTGCTTTCAGACACGCTGCACCCGGATGTGCTGGAAGAGTTGATGGTGCAGTTTGACCGCAAGTTTCCCCATACCGAGTTTGAATGTCTGATTGGCGAAGATGAAGACGTGATCGATCTGCTGCAAAAAGGGCGTGCTCAGGTGGGGTTGATCGAAGCGCGCGAGGATTACCCGACCGACATGGGCGTTACGCGTCTGCCGATGCAAACCTGGATGGGATTATACGTCGCGGCGTCGCATCCGCTGGCGGCTCAAGAAAAACTGCAGTGGGAACAGCTACACACCTGGCGCGAGCTGCGTCTGAATACCTATCTGGAAAGCGGCACTAACGTCGCGCGCGGTCCCGTCTGGTCGGCGCCTAACTATTTGTTGCTGCTGAGTATGGCGGTGCAGGGATTTGGCTGGTGCGCGCTCCCTTGTGCGCTGGTGGAAGAGTTTGCGGCAGAAAAACCGCTGGTTCAATTAAAGCTGCCCGGCTGGCCAAAGGCTATCTCTATCGATCTGCTGTGGAATAAGAAATCACCGCCAGGTGTGGCGGGAAGCTGGCTGCGCGACCATTTACAGCAGAGTGGCGTTCAGATGACCAATAAATGA
- a CDS encoding multidrug/biocide efflux PACE transporter: protein MQHDTVQRRSLVERIFHAVCFEGIATAILAPTTAWLMQRSVLEMGGLTILLATTAMIWNIIYNALFDRLWPSHLVKRTAKVRAFHALGFESGFIVIGVSIVAYVLNVSLLQAFTLEIGFFLFFLPYTMFYNWAYDTLRERVMKRRQQRVTA, encoded by the coding sequence ATGCAACACGATACAGTCCAACGTCGCTCGTTAGTGGAGCGTATTTTTCATGCCGTCTGCTTTGAAGGCATTGCCACCGCGATCCTTGCACCAACCACCGCATGGTTGATGCAGCGCTCGGTGCTGGAAATGGGCGGACTGACCATTCTTCTCGCCACCACGGCGATGATCTGGAATATCATTTATAACGCTCTGTTTGACCGTCTGTGGCCATCGCACCTGGTAAAACGTACGGCGAAAGTGCGGGCATTTCACGCCTTAGGCTTCGAGAGCGGTTTTATTGTGATCGGGGTGAGCATCGTGGCGTATGTGCTAAACGTCAGCCTGCTTCAGGCATTCACGCTGGAAATAGGTTTCTTCCTGTTCTTCCTGCCGTACACCATGTTCTATAACTGGGCGTATGACACGTTGCGCGAGCGCGTGATGAAGCGTCGCCAGCAGCGCGTTACTGCCTGA
- a CDS encoding amino acid permease: MSKFWSKEETLWSFALYGTAVGAGTLFLPIQLGSAGAVVLFITALVAWPLTYWPHKALCQFILSSKTSAGEGITGAVTHYYGKKIGSLITTLYFIAFFVVVLIYAVAITNSLTEQLAKHIAIDLRIRMLVSLGVVLVLNLIFLMGRQATIRVMGFLVFPLIAYFLFLSLYLTGSWQPTLLTGQMSFDQHTLHQVWISIPVMVFAFSHTPIISTFAIDRREKYGEQAMGKCKKIMKVAYVIICLSVLFFVFSCLLSIPTSYIEDAKNEGVTILSALSMMPNAPAWLSISGIIVAVVAMSKSFLGTYFGVIEGATEVVKTSLHQVGVKKSRAFNRAVSIMLVSAITFIICCINPNAISMIYAISGPLIAMILFIMPTLSTYLIPALKPYRSVGNLITLIVGLLCVSVMFFG; encoded by the coding sequence ATGTCGAAATTTTGGTCAAAAGAAGAGACTCTCTGGAGCTTCGCACTATATGGGACTGCCGTCGGCGCAGGAACCCTCTTCCTCCCCATACAGCTGGGTTCAGCAGGCGCGGTGGTATTGTTTATCACCGCACTCGTCGCCTGGCCTTTAACCTACTGGCCGCACAAGGCGCTGTGTCAGTTTATCCTGTCCTCAAAAACCTCGGCAGGTGAAGGTATTACCGGCGCGGTTACGCACTACTACGGCAAGAAGATCGGCAGCCTGATCACCACTCTCTATTTTATTGCCTTCTTTGTGGTGGTGCTGATCTACGCCGTAGCAATAACCAATTCACTCACTGAACAGCTGGCAAAACACATCGCCATCGATCTGCGGATCCGCATGCTGGTCAGTCTTGGCGTGGTGCTGGTGCTGAACCTGATTTTTCTGATGGGCCGACAAGCCACCATTCGGGTGATGGGCTTTTTGGTGTTCCCGCTCATCGCGTACTTTTTGTTCCTTTCGCTCTACCTGACCGGAAGTTGGCAGCCAACGCTACTTACCGGTCAGATGTCTTTCGATCAGCACACGCTGCATCAGGTTTGGATATCTATTCCCGTGATGGTTTTCGCTTTTAGCCATACGCCAATTATCTCTACGTTCGCCATTGACCGACGTGAGAAATACGGTGAGCAGGCCATGGGTAAATGCAAAAAAATCATGAAGGTAGCCTACGTCATCATCTGCCTGAGCGTGCTGTTTTTCGTCTTCAGCTGTTTGCTTTCGATTCCGACAAGCTATATCGAAGACGCAAAAAATGAAGGCGTGACCATTCTGTCAGCGCTATCAATGATGCCAAACGCCCCGGCGTGGCTGTCGATTTCCGGGATTATCGTTGCCGTTGTAGCGATGTCAAAATCGTTCCTCGGCACCTACTTTGGCGTGATTGAAGGGGCAACAGAAGTGGTCAAAACGTCGTTGCATCAGGTGGGTGTGAAGAAAAGCCGCGCCTTTAACCGCGCCGTGTCCATCATGTTGGTTTCGGCCATTACGTTTATCATTTGCTGCATTAACCCTAATGCGATTTCAATGATTTATGCGATCAGCGGCCCGCTCATCGCCATGATTTTGTTTATCATGCCGACATTATCGACCTATCTGATCCCAGCGCTGAAGCCGTACCGTTCCGTGGGTAATCTGATCACCCTGATTGTCGGTCTGCTGTGCGTATCTGTGATGTTTTTTGGCTAG
- the rcnR gene encoding Ni(II)/Co(II)-binding transcriptional repressor RcnR produces MSHTIRDKQKLKARTSKIQGQVAALKTMLDEPHECAAVLQQIAAIRGAVNGLMREVIKGHLTEHIVHQGDEIKREEDLDVVLKVLDSYIK; encoded by the coding sequence ATGTCACATACGATCCGCGACAAACAAAAGCTGAAAGCCCGAACCAGCAAGATTCAGGGGCAGGTAGCGGCGTTGAAAACCATGCTGGATGAACCGCATGAATGTGCGGCGGTATTGCAGCAAATAGCGGCGATCCGCGGTGCGGTAAACGGATTAATGCGTGAGGTGATTAAAGGTCATCTGACCGAGCACATTGTGCATCAGGGCGATGAAATCAAGCGCGAAGAGGATCTGGATGTGGTGCTGAAGGTGCTGGATTCTTACATCAAGTAA